The DNA sequence AATATCCAGAAGGAGTCGACATTGCATTTGGTTCTGAGGCTGCGCGGTGGGATGCAGATATTCGTCAAGACGCTTACCGGAAAGACCATAACTTTGGAGGTGGAGAGCTCTGACACCATTGATAATGTGAAGGCGAAGATTCAAGACAAAGAGGGCATTCCACCAGACCAACAGAGGCTCATCTTTGCAGGGAAGCAGCTCGAGGATGGGCGTACCCTAGCTGACTACAATATCCAGAAGGAGTCCACTCTGCATCTTGTCCTTCGCCTTCGTGGTGGTGATGATTTCTGAATGGATTACTATGATAGCTTGAGAAGTTGGTATTTGTAATCAAATCATTGTTTTATGCTCGTGTTCTACCATTTATGAAGTAATCCTGTTCCTTAATTTGCAAAGTCTCTGACATCCTTTAAATAATCTTGTTTctcaaagtttgtgatattctgattttgtttcttactTTTCCCTTCCCAGCGTTTGTGACCATGCGAATTTTGAGAATAATTTGTGAATGCATTTAACTGGGATTATTTACTGCCAGAAAGTTTGGTTTGTCTTGCTAGAAGCAATTTTGAGTTGTTATATTCATACAATTTTCGTCAAATACGAATGGTATTTTGCTGGACGTCACAATGCTGAATTGGTTAAGGATTTGTTAGAAGTAGTTATGTATTCACTTTAAATATAGCTCACTGAGTTGTGACCTCTTTACTCTGCTTAACTGCTTGTATTTTAACAGCTGATGTTCTATCAACTGAGTGATCCTTTATATGAAAGTTATGTTCTCTAGTCCCATCTTTTTTCAATCATTTCAAGAGATGTTCTATCATGGGGACACCATGAGATTGATTTCCTGTTCTGcttatcatttttcaattctatGAATTGGCCTGCTTGGAGTAACAGGCCACTCTCGATCTCATTCCTGCAGGGGATGAGCCATTGAGTGGAGTAGTTGGCCTGCTAGATGCTGGTGTCACAGAACCTGAGTGCCGGGAATGCAGTGTTTAAGCTATTATTTTGTTGCCCTATATGTTGTCATAGCATGTTAACACTCTTGTGAAAACCATCTTTTCTTATTACATGATGAAGTTCAAGAACTGACCTGCGTCACTAGACTACCAGTACCCTTTTTCAATTGAAACTATGAGTTGTGTTAGCATATGCTATTGTATTTCCCATTGTTGCGGATATACCAAGTGCAACTGTGAATCTCACATTTTGCCATTGTTATTTTGATGGTAATATCTTGTGTTTTCTGATGGAAGCAAGATCTCACCCAAATTCATGCTGTGAGATAATGATTTTCAATGTGATCAACTGGAAAAATGGATGTGGAAGAAGTGGaaatttgatgatgatgagaaaatatggAGTCGTCTTCAGTTTCAAAAATGCTAAGTGGGAGATGTAAAGATAACATGTGAGTGAAAAACTTGCTAGGGCGGATTGCTTAAGAAATTGTCTGACTAGCAACCAGAGTGTTGAGGATTTACAATGATGAAACCTGTGCGCATGAGTCATGTAGTCCTCCTTCACAACTGACCCTGATAAACTGCCGGAAGAAGCATGCCTGGAATTTTGAAAGGCATAGGCATAGCTGATGATATGTAAAGCTACTGCGCTATTGATTGAACATGTTCTGTGTCTGTTATTGTAATTGTTTTTGGGATATCATTGAGATTCTAATAGGAAATCAAGAAGTTGAGCAAAACAAGCAAGATTTGAATTTTCTACCTTACCTCTGTCTTAACGCCAATGTGTACTAGTACtgcaaaaatcatgaaaaatgCCAACACAAAAATGAATACATGCAACTGATATTATTGTAAGAATAGCTCTGCCTAACTCATAAAAGGGCCAGcacaaaaatgaatatatgaaaaatatcaaaatccgAATTTTGGGGCATTCCGAGAATTGAACTCGGGACCTCTCGCACCCTAAGCGAGAATCATACCACTAGACCAAATGCCCATTTGATCATTAAATTTCCtgttttatataatataccCTGTTTAATACTCTTAATCAGATTTACCAAACTCTGTTATGACTCAAAATTGCAATTCTTGCATTACAATCGAAAAATGCATGcatagggagtattatttttttgatgattattatttcacttaaaaatataaatttattactgttatctaaatattactagtattaatcaTGTTCACACTCCAATCATGTACTCTAGTAAGTAACAACTGGTTGATGATAGTGTAGAGGTATACATCATGGAGCAGAGAAATAGGAATAGCTCCAACCGTGAAACAAGAATTGATTCTCCCAAACTACAACCATGAAACTATTCTTCCATCTgtcttaataaatttaatgtttgatttgatgattGCCTTCTGTTTTCACACCATAGAATGTTTTGTTCTTATCACCTTTTGAGGCATGGCCATGTCCAAACTAGTCATTCCACATGTGAAGAATATGTGGGGAACAAGGTTCCCTAACTCATGACCACATTCCTATGATTCaccttattcctttttcttgcCAAGTCTCATCCCAACACTAAAACATATACACCACCACACAGTTTTCTTTCCCTTAACTTTAACCTTGTTACTTTTTTACAACTATTGCATCCCTCCTTAAGTAAGGCCACCATATATACATCTTGTCTTCATATGTCATATATCTCTCCTCCTCTTACAAAACCCCGTCTCGTGCCAAACCCCAGAGatggaaaaagagaaatatgatATGTGCCCATTTGAGGCCATGGATCACCTCTGGTTTCACCAGATTGTTATTTCCTCAAAACCACcaaataattcatcaaaaCACATCTCCCAAATTTCAGTCACAATCCCAAACCAACAAATCCCTTCACCATCTTCTGCAGTAGCTTCCTCACAGGTAACTACCTCAACTTGTCACTCTCTACACATACAAACTCAAAGATAAAGAGtgaattatgttttgtttgtttatatgATGTGATAATTTTTATAGGTTGAGAGCAAGAGACAAGAAAGTAATCATGTTGAAGAAACTAGTACTACTTCTACTCCTAGAGCAACAAAGTTATACCTAGTTTCGACGAAAACTAGGTCATCAAGATCACTCCAAAAACAATATTCAAGAACCTCAATGCGGAAAGCTCTGAGCTCAGCCGATCTCGAGCTTGAAGAAGTGAAAGGGTTCATGGATTTAGGGTTTGATTTCAAGGAGCACAACTTAAGCAGCCATGTGATCAGCCTGATCCCCGGATTACAGAGAATCAAATCCCAAGAGCAAGATTTAGGGAGTCGTATTGATgttgatgaagaaaaaaatggaaaattcatGAGGCCATATTGGTCAGAGTCATGGCTTGTGAAAATGTTAGATTCCCCATTGATACTGAGTTTAAGGATTTCGGATGATTCGGACAAGGTGAAGAAGCATTTGAAGGATTGGGCTCGAATAGTGGCAGCAACCATCCACCAAGAATCTTGATGCTTAAGAGatttgttgtgttgtgtaTATTATTGTGTATTAATATGTACTTTATGTTGGTGACTTGTGCAAATAGTATTTCCACAACCAGCATATCTTGAGTTCTTAGTGCCATAAAGGAGATggattataatatatttgcaATTTCCAAAATATGTCACTTCCTATATGCATATCCTCATGAGTATCAAAGCAAACTTTGTTCTCTCAAGTAGTTGAAAGcaataaattttgttgagtTTGTATGTTAAtctttaaacaaaaataacttgCTATCTATTTTTACATACCTGCTAGCTATCAATATCAATCAAAGATATTTACAGTATcaaaaaagtagtactccgtAACTATTTAGTTTtgtgaactattttttatttattaacaaactaaaaaaatggtAACATCGATCTTGAGAAGGACATAGTGGCAAAACATCATTTATAAGAGAACACTTTGGGTACATTTAGCAATATTATTTAGACGAAATTCTAAAACAGGTCCTATACATTTATTTAGAAAAGCATTTGTGGTCTTATATTAAGTGTATTAATTTTTGGTCTAATTAAGATATTTTGATCTTACATAAAGTGTATTAGCTAGCTTTTGGTCTAATtaagagaatatattttgtacataTTATAGTTTCGTTAAAAATGAATAGTCAAccacattttaatattattaacaaGTTAAATATAGACTAAAATAAcagccgaaaagaaacgtcttaCTTGTAGTGATCACATAAATAACGGGTCGAAGACAATTTTTCATAATGAAAATGCatacatttttatgtaatagacaaaaattaaagaaagtacatattttttttatgtaacaAAGAGAGTGCTACTAATAAAAGAATAGAGCGGTGCAATAAAAGCATTATAGAATTGTTggttgattaaattaaatgcaaCTTCCTTCTTGTCGTCAACAATTTAGTGTAATTAATTGTGTATAAATGCACGCTACGTGTAAGAATTCTATATTTctactttataaaaaatactagtactttaACCTCGTAGTATATTACAACATAGTAATTCTAATATATCGAACGCAAGGATATATTGcaaagaataatatatcaaagtGCACTTAATCCCTTAATAAACCCTCGTAGTATATTACAACATAGTAATTCTAATAATTAACATTACAAACAATCGTaaacaaaataagaacatCATCATCCGTAATAGTGCCCAATTACAGAAAAAGCTTACCCACCCCTAAAGTTTCCTTTTATCTAAATAAAAGAGCTGAGTATAGTTTACGGCCTgaattttggaaagtttttaaaaatgatcaaTTGTTATTCTTTTAGATTGATTTTGGCCCACAACTAAAATTCGGCTtccaaaaaattgaatcattgAGTGCAATTATATACCATGACACCTCtattattcaaaaatcaaacaagttgatttaatttttcgaTGTTGAATTCTCGACCAAAATTGAAACCAAGTACGAAATTGAGATTTTACAAAACAAGCAAAATTCAAGTCATACTATATTAAAAGCTTTAAAATCTCATTGCATAAATTATAGTCctacttaacacaattttgaaaaaatcacacaaatgcaaatagattaatttctttttttttaaaaaggagacaataataatatattcacGATCATTTCAAAGTCACGATCTAGAATTTTTCCTATCAAGATTTCTCCTTACATTCCGTTTGGACTTGTGGCGGGTTTGATGAGGGACTCTGGGGCCGGCCCGGTTCGGCGGCGGGTTGTATGTGTGCGTCTCCGGCCCTCTGTAATCAATATCATAAACCTCTGATCCCATATTCTTCGCATGCATTCTCCCTGCATCACCATCACATTTAGAGagacacatatatacatatatatgtagtgactagtgagagagagagagagggagggtGGGAACCTGCTGAAAAGCCCGGCccgaagaggaggaggaggagaagtaGAATGCAAAGGAAACTAGACTTGAGGAGCTCCATCACATTCCAAATTAGAAGAGTTGTTTGTATTTTGATGTGATTTAGTACTACTTTGGAGAGGAGTAAAGAAGAGGAGAGTTAAGGAATTTTTTGAAGAGAGGTTTTGGGAATTGAAATAGTCGACATCTGCACAGCCATTGATTGAGATGTATTGTGCTGGAACATTTATGTTTACAGATCTCAAATCATGTCTCCTCTTCTACTATTTCCCTAGTGCAAATCTACGTGACCGAATTTTATACAaccaaaaactaatttatttgaaaaaaataggtttatatatgcatttaattaaagtatatatatgcatatatagtacatggaaagtgtataatattgtggtcatatatttacaatttgtgtataatttttttatttttttagaaccaTAAAGGTAATTAGTGCATacttttattcaaattttaaaaaaaataagaaggaaactcaaatataaaaataaaaaatgaggttaaaggcaaataagtttttttaacTTGTccatttactatatttattattttaatatataattaatacatcaaattattaatataaccttattttgattgtacaaaatttgattgtttatcaTCACTCTTAATTATATACGTAATTAAATCaatggaaatgaaaataacattAGGGGTATTGGCGAATATCAccaaacttttaaaaaatttattactttttttctatgaATTTTAACTTCGacatataatatcacaaatttaaacactctctatttttaaaatagaaacttttggAATGATActagttttaatgcaaaattggtaaagtatgaaagagatagaaaaaaaaatgtgtctgTGAAAAATGAGCATCATTTCATAGAGAGAAAGAACTTTCTTAAAATTGcgtatttctattttttaggaaacggtccaaaaaagaaagattttctatttttagggaaCAAAGAGAGTAGTTGTTAAATTTTTGCACCAGCGATACATATAATTTGTCATCACATCATATGAGATATGGTTACTAtcgaaaaataataattatgtaattacAAAGTCCCTAGAAGACAGACATAGTTATccatctcattttattatagtcGGAAACTGTTGCCGctgaaaaaattcaacaactaTTTAAGTTCGTGATATAATATATCAAGTTTATagtttgtgaaaaaaatatacagtaAAATTTTAgcaagtttcgtgatattagacaTCAATACCTCATAATATTactctccgtcccaaaaaaatatatgcattttgaaatgacacaagaattaataaacaattggtaaaataagagagatgtgGGCAAAGGTacttaaagtagtgttagtggatagtggaaTCACATTATTATactcgtttgataaaaaagatgggatatgagaagatatataaaacaagataagaaaaCGGGTttcatgtcaagatatgcaaagatatgatttttttttctcgttgtttgatagaaaagaaattatctaaatttgtatagtatattaaataacatggtttaacttgacaaattggtgggttacataaacatggttaaagttataattttggtaagattggGGAGGACCCTTGTCTTATGTTGGActttgagttaagcttaactataatatcaaacaattagaaatgtcaTATATTGATACGGTCCCGCTACAACCGGCGGCCAACACCGCCGGGGACAAGGCTGGATCCTCGAGGCAGCCAGAGGATGAGGCGTCGATTGCGAAGACGAAGCCGAAAAGGAACGTGCGTCCGCCGGAGAAGTTGGGCGACTTCGTTCCCAAGTAGACCGTTGGAagttatctattttttattttattttattttggttattaggatatttttggatatttgtttttattcttttaactatttttgCAGTACGAGTCGAGCATATCTATAAGCTCCGTCttgggttttctttgttgattctttcccggGATGAATAGGATTAGGTCGAATCAACCTTAGGGTCCttagtctataaatagggctttTGTTCAATAACACaattatgaatgaaatattattttttcccacA is a window from the Salvia hispanica cultivar TCC Black 2014 chromosome 1, UniMelb_Shisp_WGS_1.0, whole genome shotgun sequence genome containing:
- the LOC125200899 gene encoding uncharacterized protein LOC125200899, which codes for MEKEKYDMCPFEAMDHLWFHQIVISSKPPNNSSKHISQISVTIPNQQIPSPSSAVASSQVESKRQESNHVEETSTTSTPRATKLYLVSTKTRSSRSLQKQYSRTSMRKALSSADLELEEVKGFMDLGFDFKEHNLSSHVISLIPGLQRIKSQEQDLGSRIDVDEEKNGKFMRPYWSESWLVKMLDSPLILSLRISDDSDKVKKHLKDWARIVAATIHQES